The genomic segment tgcccctcagcgcttagaacagtgcgtggcacatagtaagcgcttaacaaacaaacaCCGCCCTTAATTAACTAATTgagaagggtgaggagggggaagcgAAAGGTCTCCTGAACtagggccaacttggacttcccaagcgcttagtccagtgctctgggcacagtaagtgctcagtaaatacgattgaatgaatgaatgaatgaatagatgttgccaacttgtccttccctaagggcttagcccagtgctctgcgcacagtaagcgcccaataaatacgaatgagtgaatggatgttgccaacttgtccttcccaagcgcttagtccagtgctctgcacacagtaagtgctcaataaatatgattgaatgaatgaatagtaagcgcttaacaaatgcagccattaatccattaattaattaattaattgagaaggggcgaggagggggaagcGAAAGGCCTCCCGAACGAGAgccagcttgggcttcccaagcgcttagtccagtgctctgtgcacagtaagcgctcaataaatacgattgactgaatgaatgaatagatgttgccttgtacttcccaagtgctgagtccagtgctctgcacacagtaggcgctcaataaatacgattgaatgaatggatgttgacaacttggacttcccaagcgcttagtccagtgctctgcgcacagtaagtgctcaataaatatgatcgaatgaatgaacgaatgaatagtaagtgcttaacaaatgcagccattaattaattaattaattgaggggggcgaggagggggaagtgaaaggcctcctgaacacgggccaacttggacttcccaagcacttagtccagggctctgtgcacagtacgtgctcaataaatacgattgaacgagtgaatgaatgaatgaatagatgttgccaacttgtacttcccaagtgcttagcccagtgctctgcgcatagtaagcgctcaataaatatgattgaatgaatggatgctgccaacttggacttcccaagcgcttagtccagtgctctgcgcacagtaagcgctcaataaatatgactgaatgaatgaatagatgttgccaacttggacttcccaagcgcttagcccagtgctctgcgcctagtaagcgctcaataaatacgattgaatgaatggatgttgccaacttgtccttcccaagtgcttagtccagtgctctgcgcacagtaggcgctcaataaatatgattgaatgaatggatgttgccaacttgtccttccctaagggcttagcccagtgctctgtgcacagtaagtgctcaataaagacgattgaatgaatggatgttgccaacttggactggccttcccaagcgcttagttcagtgctctgtgcacagtaagcgctcaataaatatgattgaatgaatgaatagtaagcgcttaacaaatgcagccattaatccattaattaattaattaattgaggggggtgaggagggggaagtgaaaggcctcctgaacgagggccaacttgtacttcccaagcgcttagtccagtgctctgtgcacagtaagtgctcaataaagacgattgaatgaatggatgttgccaacttgtccttcccaagcgcttagtccagtgctctgcacacagtaagtgctcaataaatatgattgaatgaatagtaagcgcttaacaaacgcagccattaatccattaattaattaattaattgaagggggtgaggagggggaagtgaaaggcctcctgaacgaggtccaacttgtacttcccaagcgcttagtccagtgctctgtgcacagtaagtgctcaataaagacgactgaatgaatggatgttgccaacttggactggacttcccaagcgcttagcccagtgctgtgcacacagtaagtgctcaataaatatgattgaatgaatgaatagtaagcgcttaacaaacgcagccattaatccattaattaattaattaattgaagggggtgaggagggggaagcgAAAGGCCTCCTGAAcgagggccaacttgtacttcccaagcgcttagtccagtgctctgtgcacagtaagtgctcaataaagacgattgaatgaatggatgttgccaacttgtccttcccaagcgcttagtccagtgctctgcacacagtaagtgctcaataaatatgattgaatgaatagtaagcgcttaacaaacgcagccattaatccattaattaattaattaattgaagggggtgaggagggggaagtgaaaggcctcctgaacgaggtccaacttgtacttcccaagcgcttagtccagtgctctgtgcacagtaagtgctcaataaagacgactgaatgaatggatgttgccaacttggactggacttcccaagcgcttagcccagtgctgtgcacacagtaagtgctcaataaatatgattgaatgaatgaatagtaagcgcttaacaaacgcagccattaatccattaattaattaattaattgaagggggtgaggagggggaagtgaaaggcctcctgaacgaggtccaacttgtacttcccaagcgcttagtccagtgctctgtgcacagtaagtgctcaataaagacgactgaatgaatggatgttgccaacttggactggccttcccaagcgcttagcccagtgctctgcgcacagtaagcgctcaataaatacgattgattgattgactgattgattgattgatgaatgaatggccgAGGGCAGGGCGTCGCCTGAGGCGGGGCGTCGCCTGAGGCgggccccgcgcgcgcgcgcgccttcGGGTCACGTGCGGGCGGCGGCCAATCGGGAGGCGGTCCGGAAGTGACGTCGCGGGGGAATCCGGAAGTGTCCCCCCGTCCCGCTCGCGTTGCCATGGCGATCTCCGGCGGGGCCTGGGCCTCAGGGCTGGCGGGGCTGCTGTCCGCCATGGCCGCCCTGCTCGCCAAGCTGGCCGTGGGGCCCGCGCCTCGGGACCGGCCGGTGGGTCCGCGTCCGCCCGGCTCACAGCTCACCTCCCCctccatcgtcatcaatcgtatttatcccttttcattcactccatcgtatttattgagcgcttactgtgtgcagagcactgtgctaagcgctaggaaagcCCAGTTTGGCAACATGATTCTACCTGCAGTTCCCTTCAGGCAGCCTGCtccaaatccctgctctcctcccattcctgagCATTCCTCCAGAGAGTGCAGATTTGGGGATGACGCTGTGGTAAACccctagaataacaataatgataactaaggtgtttgattgattgattgagtgactgattgattgtttgttaaacactacgtgccaagcattggactaagccctAGGggtaaatacatcatcatcaatcgtatttattgagcgcttactgtgtgcagagcactgtactgagcgcttgggaagtacaaattggcaacatatagagacggtccctacccaacagtgggctcacagtctagaagggggagacagagaacaaaaccaaacatactaaccaaataaaataaatagaatagatatgtacaagcaaaataaataaataaataaatagagtaataaatatgtacaaacatatatacatagatacaggtgctgtggggaagggaaggaggtaagatggggggctggagagggggacgagggggagaggaaggaaggggctcagtctgggaaggcctcctggaggaggtgagctctcagcagggccttgaagggaggaagagagcgagcttggcgggtgggcagagggagggcattccaggcccgggggaggacgtgggccgggggtcgatggcgggacaggcgagagcgaggtacggtgaggagattggcagcggaaggtgcgggctgggctggagaaggagagaagcagcgtggctcagtggaaaaagcccgggctttggagtcagaggtcatgggttcgaatcccacctcccccacatgtctgctgtgtgaccttggtcaagtcacttcacttctctgggcctctgttccctcacctgtaaaatggggatgaagactgtgagccccgcgtgggacaacctgatcaccttgtacccccccagtgcttagaacagtgctttgcacagagtaagcgcttaacaaatgccgctattattattattactaagtcatccatccatccattcagtcatatttattgagcgcctactgtgtgcacagccctggactgggcgcttgggaagcccaagttggcagcatccattcattcgatcgtatttattgagcgcttactgtgtgcagagcactggactcaacgcttgggagggtaaactCCAACAACAAGCAGACCCGTTGAGGAGCgccatggctcagttgaaagagcccgggcttgggagtcagaggtcatgggttctaatcccggctccgccacttgtccgctgtgtgacttcaggcaagtcgcttcacttctctgggcctcagtttcctcatctggaaaatggggatgaagactgtgagccccccgtgggaccacctgatgaccttgtatctcccccagtgcttagaacagtgcttggcacatagtaatgacacgcaaattcgtgaagcgttccatatttttatacgtatgtatgtttgtgcgtatttattactctgttttatttgtacatagttattctatttattttattttgttaatttgttttgttgtctgtctcccccttctagactgtgagcccgctgttgggtagggactgtctctatatgttgccaacttggacttcccaagcgcttagtacagtgctctgcacacagtaagggctcaataaatacgattgaatgaatgaatgaatgaatgaatttattgagcgcctactgtgtgcagagccctggactgagcgcttgggaagtacaagttggcaacgtccattcattcgatcgtacttattgtatgtatatatgtttgtacgtatttaccactctattttacttgtacatatctattctattttaatacgttttgttttgttgtctgtctcccccttatagactgtgggcctagtgtgagcccactgtggggtaaggaccgtctctagatgttgccaacttggacttcccaagcacttagtacagtgctctgcacacagtaagcgctcaaaaaatacgatagattgattgggcgcttactgtgtgcacagcactgggtagcacaagttggcaacatccattcaatcgtatttattgagcacctactatgtacggagcactgaactgagcgcttgggaagcacaagttggcaacatccattcattcaatcgtatttattgtacatacatgtatagatgtttgtacatatttattactcaatttattttacttgtacatatctattctattttattttgttaatacgttttgttttgttgtctgtctcccccttctagactgtgagcctgctgttggatagggaccgtctctagatgttgccaacttgtgccacccaagcacttactccagtgctgtgcacacagtaagtgctcaataaatacgattgattggtttattggcgcctgctgtgtgcagagccctggactgagcgcttgggaagcccaagttggcaacatccattcattcgatcgtatttattgagcgcctgctgtgtgcagagccctggactgagcgcttgggaaggacaagttggcaacgtccattcattcgatcgtatttattgagcgcctgctgtgtgcagagccctggactgagcgcttgggaaggacaagttggcaacatccattcactcgatcgtatttattgggcgcttactgtgtgtgagcccactgttgggtagggactgtctctatgtgttgccaatttgtacttcccaagcgcttagtacagtgctctgcacatagtaagcgctcaataaatacgattgattgattgattgattgcacagcgctggagtaagcgcttgggaagcacaagatgtGATGTGTGGGCATCTAGAAGGAGCTGGGGCAGGAAGCCCTCTGGGCAGGACTTCTGGGAGTCGGAAGCTAATTAGTGACTTGAAATTAGCCTCTTTATCTTCTGTACTCAGTCTCCCCTCCTAAGCACAGAACACCTTTATATCCCCAAGTGAAACAAACAGGACGGCGAATGCTTTCAACACTGAGGGGGGGCACACCTGGGCCTTTCCAGATCTTGTTTGTGAGTATAATCGAACCAGAGACATCTTGTCTGACTGGGCCTGTTTCGTTCTCTTCCCCACTGTAGAAATCCCTGCTGTTCCGGATAGTTTGTGCCATTTTCTTCTTTGTTTCCAATTCCCTGATGTGGACCTTCTATGCCAAAGGACTCAATCTCGCCTCCTCTTCAGCCATGGTTTCCATTATGACGACCACAGCCAACTTCCTGGCCACCGTAAGTAGAAATAAGTGGAAGGGACCTAGCTGACCTTCCAGGGAAAGGGAAGCGTTGTCATTCTTTATGCCATCAGTTCCCTTATTTTTGGGAtttttagtatggtatttgttcagcactttctatgcgtcaagcactgttctaacactgggataaatacaaggtaatcggtgatattgagtgtttaccgggtgcagagcactgtactgagggcttgggagagtacaatacaacaagagttggtagacacgttccctgccctcaacgagcttaaggtctagagggagagacagacatcaatataaacagtttatagatatgtacgtaagtgctatggggttgagggtggggtgaataccaaatgcccaaaggcaaTCAAGTCAGACTcagtgccatcaatcaatcagtggtattttctgagcacttattatgtatgaaTAAACAgtatggggtagtaataataataataatggtatttgttaagcgcttagtatgtgcaaagcactgttctaggtagtggatagagcatgggcctaggagtgagccccacatgggatagtgactgtgtccaactcagttggcttgtatccaccccaacgcttagtacagtgcctggcacattgtaagcgcttaacaaatgccaacatcatcatcattattatttttattaagcacttgggagcatacagtacagcagaattagcagacaagctccctgcccataatgagcttatgtcttaagtaggagggagaacaggcaatgagtccccattttacagaggaggaaactgaggcacagagaagtgaagtgacttgtccaaagtcacaaagttaagtgacttgtccaaggtcacaaagttaagtgacttgtccaaggtcacacagcaggcgcctggcagagccgggattaggaccctggttctctgattcccaggcctgtgctctttcaactaggtcatgctactcctCTCTTGggtccttttcttcttttctttgagTTGACAGACAAGTTGGGCATTTCATCTAGTAGAAACAATGGTATTGAAGCCCCTATCTTATCCACCATGTTAagtgactggaaaaaaaaaaaatacatcggTGGAAatttgatacagtccctggctcacaatctaagactaagggagggggaagggcaggtgACAGACATAATAAGGAAGGATGAAATGTTAAAAACACAAACGtaaaaggaaaaaaggacaaTCCTCTCTACCACAAAAgggcactgtggctagaggaacGGAATATCAGGCTCCTCATGGCTTCGAGTCCAACAGTCTTAGCCACAGGCCAGGTGGCTGCCACCAACCTACCCAGAGTTCACCAACCTGAGCCAAGGTGTTCTCAGGGCTGGCTCAGCCAAGGGAAACTAAGATCAAAGATCAACTAGTCGGTGCtgttcgagtgcttactatgtgcagagcacagtcctaagcacttgggaaaatccagTACAGCAGAAGCGGTAGATGTGATCCCCTCCCACAGGGAGCAGATAGTCTacaactgggagacagacatgaagttCCTGCCAGCTCACTGCCCTGTGCCACTTTCTCTCATTTAGGCATTCTTTGGGTACCTGCTGTACGGAGAGACTCGCACCATGCTGTGGTGGGTTGGCATCGGCATGACCATCTGTGGGCTCCTGCTGCTGCAGACAGAAGTTTCCTGTGCGGAGGGCAGGAGAGCTgccaaggagaaagagaagtagTCGACTGTTAGCCCAGACCGGCGTCCCAAGAACCACCGTGGCCCCTTGGACCCGCAGAGCTGAGAGTTGGCCCGGGGCTCGGTGGATTTTCAAACTGAGACTTTGGCAAGCGCCGGGCTGCAAGAGGGAAATCCTCGTCGTCTTCAATCTAATCGCTCTCTCTGAATCTTTGGTTTTCGTGGAGTAGATCGGGGCATGTTGGAGCTGTTTGccacatcctccttccccctccccagcataTTAGGGAGGCAAACGCATAAGTGTGGATGGCGACATTAACCCATGGGGAGCCTTGGGGGACAGAGAAACCTTGCAGCGGGGCTGTCGTCGCTTTCCACCCTTAAAGGCCAAGTCTAGTAATGCTAAGGGAAATCAGGCAGCCTTCACAACACTTCCAGTGGCCTTGAAAAAGTATTGAAAAAATAACAAGCGGTTCATCAGTTTTAACCACAGAGGGGTGGTGAGAAGGCACTTACCAATAAATACCTTTTCAAGAAAGAATTGTCTGTTTAACTCTTGACATCCTGACATGGGAGGGGAGGCCACTATTGCCTTCAACTGGGGCTAATCTTAGATGGCATTTGGTCCTCCGTTTATTCGGTTTCTTAAAAGTAACTCAtactgttctctcttcccttgcGTCATCCCAAGGATAATGAGAGGGGAGCAGGAACAGAGGTTTTGCCTGCATATCTCACCAATACAGAGTTGCTGGGCTTCCCGGAGGCGATTCCCTCGCCCTGCCTTAATTTACATGATCGAAAGCCTCAGCAGCCGGGTATCTCTTCCTGCATCGGAGAAGTAATGATCTAGGATGCTGAAATGCCCATCAACTTTTAACCTTCAAGACAGTGCCTTTCCCAACCCTCCAGAGGGTTTTAAAAGCGGTTAACCCCGATGTGGATCAAGGAATGGACAAGGGGTGGGCGTGTCAAATCCCCAGTTGCAGTTAGAAACCCGAGAAGCAGAAATTCGGGGTGGTGCCGAACTTTGCAAAGCTCCAGTTTGGCTGCCTTGTTCTGCTGGGGTACTCGAGAGTTAACCATCAGAGCATATACGTAGTTCCGAAACAAAGTCGATTAAGCCTCAAGGATCagggtggccttgtggaaagaggggCTTGAGaatcaaggacttgggttctaatcccagctctgccaatttcctgctgtgtgcccttgggctggtcacttcacttttctgtgcctccttttcctcatctggggattcattgccttttctccctcgtacttagactgtgagccccatttggggcaaggggctgtgtctaacctaacttgcgtccaccccagagcttagaacagggcttgatacgtagtaagagcttaacaaataccatgacaagAATATGAATTTGCAGTTATATGTCCTAAAAGACACTCCTGTAGGCAACTgattttacacaagtgctgtggggtggagggaggggcgagaaaagggagcaaatctaagggCAAGGGGGAcgtaga from the Tachyglossus aculeatus isolate mTacAcu1 chromosome 2, mTacAcu1.pri, whole genome shotgun sequence genome contains:
- the TMEM42 gene encoding transmembrane protein 42, which codes for MAISGGAWASGLAGLLSAMAALLAKLAVGPAPRDRPKSLLFRIVCAIFFFVSNSLMWTFYAKGLNLASSSAMVSIMTTTANFLATAFFGYLLYGETRTMLWWVGIGMTICGLLLLQTEVSCAEGRRAAKEKEK